In a genomic window of Ranitomeya imitator isolate aRanImi1 chromosome 5, aRanImi1.pri, whole genome shotgun sequence:
- the LOC138680977 gene encoding interleukin-17F-like — translation MDILTAPRKFSALLLLLGVTTLMSVQCLDLHHPKKGVCPPITKLPTTVKVSLNLTGQDSMLMSGDVNKRSTSPWEYSYDRDINRHPIVIAEAKCEMAGCVDANGNVVPNLNSVPIRQEIFVLLREIKGCVPVFKLEKKMVTVGCTCLRPIIHEQLK, via the exons ATGGACATCCTGACTGCACCCCGCAAG TTCTCAGCCCTTTTGCTTCTCCTCGGAGTCACCACCTTGATGTCCGTCCAGTGTCTGGATCTTCATCATCCCAAGAAAGGAGTCTGTCCTCCCATCACAAAGCTCCCGACTACAGTGAAAGTCAGCCTGAACTTGACGGGACAGGACTCCATGCTCATGAGTGGGGATGTGAATAAGCGCTCCACCTCTCCATGGGAGTACAG CTATGACAGAGATATCAACCGGCACCCTATTGTCATTGCTGAAGCCAAGTGTGAGATGGCCGGATGCGTGGATGCCAACGGAAATGTGGTTCCCAACCTAAATTCCGTCCCCATTAGACAAGAGATCTTCGTCCTTCTCCGTGAGATAAAAGGATGCGTCCCCGTCTTCAAACTGGAGAAAAAGATGGTGACCGTGGGCTGCACCTGTCTACGACCCATCATCCATGAGCAGCTAAAATGA